A segment of the Catharus ustulatus isolate bCatUst1 chromosome 12, bCatUst1.pri.v2, whole genome shotgun sequence genome:
GTGTTACTCACGGAAGCTTCCGAGCACACTGGGAGGAAACCGTCTACAACATGTTCACCTTCACCACCCTCTACATCACCCCCCTGAGTGTCATGATCGTTTGCTACATCCGGATCCTTTGGGAGATCAGTAAGCAGCTAAAGGTCAATAAAGGTAAGTAGATCCCAGTCCTTTAATGTCCTTCATAACTAAACTTTTCCATCCTGGAATTTTTGTTGGGTCTGTCACAACATCCTTTGAAAGCTAAGAAGTTTTGCACAAACCAACAAAGGGGTTTTGCACAAACTTAGTCCTTGCTGTCTTCTGCTTCCTGTGGGACATGGACCAGGTTATGAGCTGGTCTTCCCTCTCTGGCAGAAGCAGAGATGGATGGTTATGTTGTCTTGGTTTTCCCCTATCTTCAGCTGTCCTTTTGGCTCTCCTTGGCAGGTTTGACAAGAAATCAAAACAACCACATCTCCAAGGCACGCATGAAGACTCTCAAGATGACCATAGTGATTGTTGCCACCTTCATCATCTGCTGGACCCCTTACTATCTCCTGGGCTTGTGGTACTGGTTCCAGCCAGCCATGATCCAGAAGATGCCAGAGTATGTCAACCACAGCTTCTTCCTCTTTGGCTTGCTGCACACATGCACTGACCCTATCATTTATGGACTGTACACCCCTTCCTTTCGGGAGGATGTGCAGTTGTGTCTCAGGGGGATTGAAACAGCCATCACCAGGCACAAGAGACACAAACCCATCTCAGCTTCAGAGAAGAACATCAAGGATGGTGCTGCAAATGGTGGGGTGGCATCAGGGGGCTCCAACGGGACAACTGTCAGCACGGTCTGATGAAGAGATGCACCCACAAGGGGATGCCAGGCAcagttttggggctgttttgtcCTGTAGGACCATTTTGGAGACTGTCATGATGAGGTTCTCTACT
Coding sequences within it:
- the LOC117002053 gene encoding gonadotropin-releasing hormone II receptor-like; the encoded protein is MSEEQLPASPHCPTTREDTNVSASVYPQYWVEPRFTQAAKVRVIITAIFFLLAAGSNTAVLGSLLRKRRKSHVQPLILSLALADLLVTVMVMPLDAAWNVTVQWYGGDISCKILNFLKLFAMYAAALVLVVISLDRHAAILHPFSRAHRRNGMLLRAAWGGSVLLALPQLFLFHLNTIPGGNFTQCVTHGSFRAHWEETVYNMFTFTTLYITPLSVMIVCYIRILWEISKQLKVNKGLTRNQNNHISKARMKTLKMTIVIVATFIICWTPYYLLGLWYWFQPAMIQKMPEYVNHSFFLFGLLHTCTDPIIYGLYTPSFREDVQLCLRGIETAITRHKRHKPISASEKNIKDGAANGGVASGGSNGTTVSTV